One Primulina eburnea isolate SZY01 chromosome 4, ASM2296580v1, whole genome shotgun sequence genomic window, ataaataaaaaaaaaaaaagaagaaaaactaTACAAAAATGAAGAAGTCTCACCATTTCTTACCTTCTGAACAAAAATATACTTAAATAACTCTCTCCGAAGCGCTCAGAACCATAGCACCTGCAAAATCAAACAGCAGAAAATATATTGAGGAGTATCTGTTTCTTGAAAGAGGGGTGCGGAATACATTGACCAACAGATAAATTAAGGGGGAAAAAAGACGAAGAAGCTGAAGGAGGAGAGAGGCGACCAGAAATTACGATTATGGTGGCTTTGTTAATCTCTTCTATGGTGAATTTAACACTACCAGGTTCTTTTGAGTGAGTTGAAGCATTTGAATTACCATAAATGACGCGTCTCCTCTCGTTGCCCGAAGTTGAAGCACCTGATACAAAAAATATCGACGAACCATACAATTCCTTATTCATATTCAACTTGCATTCCGGCATCGAATGCGGAAGAGGGTGGCATCTTCAATTTAAAATTGTATCTGAAAGTGATTTGAGCCGCACAATAGCATAAAATTAAGTTCCTGGGGATTTTTGTTTCTAGTGAATTATCTTACGTGAATAAATCATGACAGAGAGACATTTTGTATCCAAAGAAACATGATCATCAAACAATGTGTATCAGCAAAATCATCTTTTTCATAATATCTGTAATCCTATTCAATTGGCAAACTTTACATGATACGATTTCATCAATCAATGCCTTTTTGCAAAAATCTGAGCATATCAACCTCTTCAATGCCATACAGCACAAACTGCGTAAATTTTTTTAGCAAGTCCCTGAGGCTCCCCCCAATTAATGAAAGTTTGTGGAATAACCAATCTTCCTTTTTGAAAAATAACCCACCGTGCATTCAAAGACAGTTTGGAACGGATTTTATTTGCCGAAAGTAGTGATGTATGTGTCTCTTAAAGTATGCCTATATGAGAAGCTGAGAGCTAGAATTTATATCCATTCGAACCTGGTTTGCCAATATGATATAAAGTTGTGTTATTTACTGAACCGAGCCATAGCTCTGCCGCAAGAACTATCGTAAATGAGTCCCTATCGTTCCTTGAACGATGCAATGTCTACTACTCTCTACTTGGGGGATTTATCTCTATCTCAATGTTTCTAGTTAGTTCGTGGCGAGAATTCAAGCTCTACCAGCTAAATATTTGAAACTATTCAATACAGTTTCTGTGGCACCATTGGCTTCCTATTTGCTCTACCGTTGTCCGCGGGTCTGCTGACACTTCCGGCAGATCTATAATTTGTTCGCTTAATTTCTTTAGTCTATGATCTCAATTATAGCTCTTCGTTATCTTAATTTCATTACTTTATCTCAACTAATATTTGTAATTGTTATAATCATACTCAATATTTTTTCGAACAATTATTTCAGACCAAAAACTATGCATCAAAGCAACACGTaagaataatttaaaaaaaaaaaacacgccAAATCTGATAGAAACACCCTATAAATGCACACAGACAAAGAAAGCTTCAAGACATTTATTaaaaagtttacaaaaaaaaatcgtTTACCAGAAGAATCAGTGAAGACGTTGCTCGTGCTTTTCGACGAACAAACAGGAGTGAAGCATCCCAGCAGAGTGTCGGTGATGGAGCGGATAGCGCTCCTAGAGGCTGCGCTTTGGAAAGATTCCGAGTAGGATGCGGAGGAAGCCAACGAATCTGCCACCTCATCCAGTGTATTGAGGGCGGAGCCCCTCCGTACACCGCCGGGACGTGGACTTTTCATGGCGAATCAATCCAATTGTACGACAATTAGAGAATAGAAAGAGATGGCGGTTAAGCTTGCAATTATGGTATTGAAATGCAGCCCGGAGGGTTTAGATCCAGTTATACTGGCGAAAGCGTCGGATCTAAGAAGTTTCGGTTTTTTCCAACACCCCAGTGTCAACACCCCAGTGTTAGGGAATTTATCGTCTTTGTCGGTCGGACTGTTGCTAAGCGCGCCTCTCCTGGGCAACGGCAGTCCGTGCAGCATGAAGGGTTTGAAAGGGAAGTTTTGGAGACGGTTTTGGAGACGTGGTGTTATTTGgatagaaaaaaatattaagcAAAAGGGTAAAATGGTCAGAAAAATTTGGTGTCCGCACATGGCAGTTTGTATAAGCATCGgaactttaataaaatagtagagatatatatatatatatatatatataaaataataatcatcATCACCACCGATTTCTCTCTCCTCAACCGTAACTTTCCGTCCAAAGCTTCCACCTCATTTTCGCCACCTTTGACCGTCGATTGTAGCCACACCGCTCGCCTAAAAATTCAAGTAAATATACGAATTGAAAGCTCTCGACGTAAGCTTTCCATTGATACCACTCTTGCTAGGTAAAATCGTGCCTTCTGAAAACCCATCGGAAAACGCCGCTGGTTTCGTCGCTGAAATCGCCGTGTTCCGCCACTCAAAACTCAAAATTGATTGAGGGGTTTTGTTCCTTATGTCATAAGCTTTCTTTTGGTACTACTTTTGTAAATTTTCGAGAACGACCCGTCGGCTTCGTTTTTCTGCGTGATTCCGGTCATCTTCTCCGGCGAGTTTGCCGCCTATTGCCGGTTAGCTTTGG contains:
- the LOC140830963 gene encoding uncharacterized protein isoform X2: MKSPRPGGVRRGSALNTLDEVADSLASSASYSESFQSAASRSAIRSITDTLLGCFTPVCSSKSTSNVFTDSSGASTSGNERRRVIYGNSNASTHSKEPGSVKFTIEEINKATIIVLWF
- the LOC140830963 gene encoding uncharacterized protein isoform X3 encodes the protein MKSPRPGGVRRGSALNTLDEVADSLASSASYSESFQSAASRSAIRSITDTLLGCFTPVCSSKSTSNVFTDSSGASTSGNERRRVIYGAMVLSASERVI
- the LOC140830963 gene encoding uncharacterized protein isoform X1; amino-acid sequence: MKSPRPGGVRRGSALNTLDEVADSLASSASYSESFQSAASRSAIRSITDTLLGCFTPVCSSKSTSNVFTDSSGASTSGNERRRVIYGNSNASTHSKEPGSVKFTIEEINKATIIVISGAMVLSASERVI